A genomic segment from Vitis riparia cultivar Riparia Gloire de Montpellier isolate 1030 unplaced genomic scaffold, EGFV_Vit.rip_1.0 scaffold783_pilon_pilon, whole genome shotgun sequence encodes:
- the LOC117910585 gene encoding LEAF RUST 10 DISEASE-RESISTANCE LOCUS RECEPTOR-LIKE PROTEIN KINASE-like 1.4, whose translation MLSEGKLVAVGLITLLQACILSVCVAKKYQPCSTSFCGDVTISDPFWLKGNNQSGCSDPNYKLACENNRTTLELYKGRYFVANINYTNHTIRIVDPGLEKGSCFSSPHYYLTFQNFSPRDPYSLPSEWGSDSTVFLKCAVQVSDHNYIPITPCDNSNGTSSSSQTYAYALVGDDIRVSDIPYSCTIGRSLITQSKEVSGHRNRSMSHLQEKLLMGLELSFLKVLCSTLCTGNCTLDFNQNLVDCGEYDAANVMQDAVNCFLLLIGKDFKAQLSVSRKNNLMEVFT comes from the exons ATGTTGAGTGAAGGAAAACTTGTGGCAGTGGGGCTCATAACACTCCTCCAAGCCTGCATTCTTTCAGTATGTGTTGCAAAGAAATACCAGCCATGCAGCACGTCTTTTTGTGGGGATGTGACTATCAGTGATCCTTTctggttaaaaggtaataatcaATCTGGCTGTAGTGATCCGAACTACAAATTGGCTTGTGAAAATAATAGGACTACGTTAGAACTTTACAAGGGGAGATATTTTGTTGCCAACATCAACTACACTAACCATACTATTCGGATAGTGGATCCTGGGCTAGAAAAGGGAAGCTGTTTCTCATCTCCGCACTACTACTTGACCTTTCAAAATTTCAGCCCTAGAGATCCATATTCTTTGCCTTCAGAATGGGGATCCGATTCTACGGTGTTCTTGAAATGTGCAGTGCAAGTCAGTGATCATAACTACATTCCTATTACACCATGTGACAATAGCAATGGCACTTCGTCTTCCTCACAAACATATGCTTATGCATTGGTTGGAGATGACATTCGGGTGAGCGATATTCCGTATTCATGCACCATAGGCAGGAGCCTTATCACTCAATCGAAGGAGGTTTCAGGCCACCGCAACCGCTCAATGTCACATTTACAAGAAAAGCTGCTTATGGGGCTGGAGCTTTCATTTCTAAAAGTCCTTTGCAGCACATTATGCACGGGGAACTGCACTTTGGATTTTAATCAGAATCTTGTAGATTGCGGAG AATATGATGCTGCCAATGTCATGCAAGATGCTGTAAATT GTTTTCTGCTTCTGATTGGTAAGGATTTCAAGGCCCAACTATCAGTTTCTcgcaaaaataatttaatggagGTTTTCACTTGA